Below is a genomic region from Deltaproteobacteria bacterium.
TCATTATGAAGGTGGGTATGAATAATCACGTCGATATCTTCGGGTTTAAGCTCCACCGTGGCAAGGGCCTCCTCAAATTCGAGAATATCAAAACCATAGGTCTTCCCCAAGTCATCGGGCACTACGAACTGCTCGAGCCCGCTGTCCACCAGGATGTTCTTCTCCCCACCCTTAAGATAAAAGACATAGATGGGAATCCAGATCCTTTTTCCGTAATCATGAAGATAGGTCATGATACCCTGATCCGTCTCATTGGCCCCTACCACTAGAGGGCAAATAACATATTCTTGCATTGAAAACCTCCCTGTCACATCTTTTCAACCTTTTGCCAAAGCCGCCTCTTTCTGATATGAAATTCCCCATCTCAAATCAAGGAAAAAAAGGAATTGAGCGTTGGTTGCCCTTGAAAAACCATACGTCGAAGTGGCCGTAGCTCTTCCTGTCTCCAGGACCTTTACTTATGAACTGCCGGAACCGCTTTGGTCCTTGAGCCTGGTGGGAAAGCGCGTGCTAGTGCCTTTCAGGACCCGTAATGTCACGGGCTACGTCCTCGACCGCCTTGAGTCAACCGGCCGGGAAGGCGTGAAGAAGATCATAGACATCCTGGATGACGCGCCCCTGTTTCCAGCCTCCATGATCCGTTTTTTTCGCTGGATAGCGGATTACTATCTCTATCCCGTCGGAGAGGTAATAAGAGGGGCTCTGCCCGGCGGCCTGAACGTCACCCAGGTGCAAACCGTAAGCATTACAAATGAAGGTCGTTCTGTGCTCGCGGGGCAGTCGCTGACAACCTTTGATCGCGCCATACTCCAAGAACTTGAGAGACGCGGGCATCTCAGCATACGAACGCTGTCAAAGGCCGTTAATGAAAAAATTAGTCCAAGGACGTTCGGCAGCCTTGAGCGATCAGGCTGGATCATCAGGCAATACAAACTGAAGCCCGGCAGGGTCCGGCCAAAGAAGGAGATCTATGTGGCTGCGGTAGAGGGAAGGCCGTCGTCTGCCTCGCTTTCTGAAGTGAGGAAGAAAATCCTCACTATTGTTGAAGGCCGGGGCGAAATATCTTTAAGGGCATTAACATCCAAGATCTCATCGGCCGGACGACTGGCGAGAAAGATGGCTGAAGAAGGGTTCCTCCACGTGGGGGAACGGAGTGTCTACCGTGATCCCTTTGGCGAGCCCGTTGAAGCAGACCCAAGCCCCCCGGTGCTCACGGATGAGCAGGGAAAAGTCGTCGCCACGGTCATGGATGTGCTCGGAAGGGGTTTTCAGACATACCTCCTTCACGGCATCACCGGAAGCGGCAAGACTGAGGTCTACATGCGGGCTGTGGCAGGCGCCCTGGACAGAGGTCTCCAGGCGGTCGTGCTTGTCCCGGAGATCGCACTGATCTCCCAAACCGAACGCCTCTTTCGCGCCCGCTTTGGAGATTGTGTTGCCTTGTTGCACAGCGCCTTGAGCGAAGGCGAGCGCTTCGACCAGTGGATGCGGATCATGCGCAAGGAAGCAAAGGTTGCGATCGGCGCCCGCTCGGCAATCTTTGCCCCCTTTGACCGGCTGGGCCTGATCATCGTGGATGAGGAACACGACGACTCGTACAAGTCCGCCTCAGGCGGACCGCGGTACCATGCGAGGGACCTGGCCGTAGTCCGTGCCAAGCTTGAAGGCGCTGTGGCCCTGCTCGGATCCGCGACACCTTCCCTTCAGTCCTATCACAACGTGCGCACAAAGAAATTCCGCGACCTTAATCTCTCGACGCGCATCGAAAACCGGACGCTGCCGGAAGTCAAAATCGTGGATATGCGCGAGACAAAAGGATACCGCCGCTCAAAGCCTTTTATGACCGAAGAACTCCAGGAAGCCATTTGCGAGACCCTGGACCGTGGAGAACAGGTCGTCCTGTTTCTTAACCGCCGCGGCTTTGCCAACTGCCCTACCTGTGCCTCTTGCGGGGAGCCCCTGCGGTGCAAGAACTGTGATGTCACCATGACGCTCCATCAGGAGGCCAATGCCTTCAGGTGCCACTACTGCGGCTACAGTTGCGCCCGAACAGTCGGATGCCGGGCCTGCGGAAACCCCAAGCTCAAGCTCCTTGGCCTTGGCACGGAAAGGGTGGAGGACAAGGTCAAGACGATCTTTCCGGAAGCCAGGGTTGCCCGAATGGACCGGGACACCACGGCCCGCAAAGGGGCCCTGATAAAGATCTTGAAAGATCTAAAACAAGGCGCCATCGATATCCTCATTGGGACCCAAATGGTGGCCAAGGGGCATCACTATCCGAATATTACTCTGGTGGGAATCATATGCGCAGACCTGTCTTTGAACTTTCCGGATTTCCGGGCAGGAGAGCGAACATTTCAACTCCTGGCACAAGTGGCAGGCCGGGCGGGAAGAGGCAAAAGCCCCGGCCGCGTGATCCTGCAAACATTCAATCCCGAACACTTCTGCATCATTGCAGCAAGAGCTCAGGACTATACGGCCTTTTACAAACACGAAATAGGCTTCCGAAAAGAGCTCCGGTATCCCCCTTATTCTCGCCTTGTACAGATCCTCTTAGTTGGCAAGGACGGGGGCCAAACAGCCCGGTACGCTCAGAGCCTGGGAAAAATCTGTAGGAGCCTGCAATCAAAAAACAGGGCATTTCAAAGGGAAGTAGAACTCCTTGGGCCTGTTCCCGCCCCTTTGGCCAGAATTAAAAAGCAATACCGGTGGCAGCTATTACTTAAAGGAATGAAGGTGAGACCTTTACACGAATTGATAAAGGCTCTCAGGAACACGACGGAACAGGAACTCCGCAAGGCCGGCATAAGAATGGTTATCGATGTTGACCCGGTGGATATGTTGTGAGTAAAGCCTTTTTCGTTGACGCACAAGCGGCTTAATCTTATGCTGAGCTGACCAAAAAGGAAATTTTTGTTAATTATCAGTTGGTTCAAATCTAAGGCTGGTTTCCCGAGTGCTCGCGGCAATGTGTACAACCCTTAAACAGATTAGCATATATGAAGCAGACCGTATCAAAGAGGCGATCATGGCCCAACTGATCCGAAATCTGCGGGAGGCTAAATGGCACAGCCGCCAGCCGGTCATCCTCCGTGCCGAGGTCCGCGTTGAGGGTCTGGACGCTTTGTCCTGGCTCTGTGCTCAACGTCCCGGCTCCAGGGGCTACTGGTCGGACCGGGAAAATCATTTCGAACTTGCCGGTGTTGGCGGAGCCGATGTCATTACCGGCGATTCGGGCGTGGATTATCGTGTGCTCATGGGCATGCTCCATGATCGCATTGCGAGAGCGCGGGGAAGTGTGCGTTATTTAGGTGGGTTGCGGTTTTCGATGGACGGCCCCAAAGAAGAGGGATGGGCCGCCTTCAAGGCCTACCGGTTTATCCTCCCCCGTTTCGAAGTGGTCACCCTTAATAGCACGACGACCTTTGCCTGCAATATGCTGGCAAGCGAAAAGCTAAAAACCATAGAGGCAGAACTCTCAGCGCTGGCGTTTTCGGAAACAGGCCCGGATATCAAGCTGCAGGCGCCAGTGGCAAGGCATGACCACCCTGATCAAGAAGGATGGCTTGCCAACGTGGAGGCCTCCTTGGACTCGTTTGAGCAGGACAAATACGAAAAGGTGGTCTTGGCTCGCAAAGCAACGTTCGAGTTTAACGAACCCCTAAATGCAGCGCTTCTTTTACGCTCCCTCAAGGAAAACACGTCGCAGTGCTTTTGTTTCTGCTTCCAGCCCACTTCCGCTGCGGCTTTCGTCGGAGCCTCGCCTGAGAGACTTTATCGGCGAGACAGAAATTTGATCCGGACAGAGGCTATTGCAGGCAGCAGGCCCCGCGGGCTATCTCCTGAGGAAGATCAAGCCTTTTCGCACGAACTGAGCGGAAGCGAGAAAGATCTGCGCGAACATCGGTATGTTGAACGAGATATTCGCAAAACTCTCGCACGCTTTTGTAGTGTACTCAACTCAGATAAAAATCCTTCAGTTCTGAAATTATCGCGATGCCAGCATTTGGTTACGATCTTCAGGGGCAAACTGCGTCAGGGCGTGAAAGATGCGGACCTCCTGGAAACCCTTCATCCGACTCCTGCTGTGGGCGGCTGGCCCACGGCCCGGGCTCTAAAGGAGATTGCCTCTCTGGAGCCTTTTGATCGTGGTTGGTATGCCGGGCCTATAGGTTGGATCGGCAAAGATGCCGCCCAATTCGTGGTCGGGATTCGTTCCGGGCTCATTGAAGGCGCCCGGCTACACCTATTCTCCGGCGCAGGTATTGTTGAAGGATCGACTCCGGAAGATGAGTGGGAGGAAATCGAAAACAAAATAAGTGACTTTGTTGCTGTGCTAACCCTCGCATGAAATTGCCTGCACCCAATATGAATAGCCTCTGGGCCCGCCTGCTCGTTGAGGAGCTCATCCGGAGCGGCACAGACTACTTCTGTCTTGCACCCGGATCACGTTGCACGCCTCTAACCGTAGCCGTGGCTGAGAACCCCAAGGCGAAAAGCGTGATTCACTATGACGAACGCGGCTCGGCCTTCCACGCCTTGGGATATGCACGCGCTACGGGACGGCCGGCCGTTGTGGTGACCACTTCCGGAACAGCGGTTGCCAATGCGTGGCCGGCGGTTGTGGAGGCGGCTATGGAACGAATTCCGTTACTATTACTTACCGCCGACCGCCCCCCGGAACTGCGCGACAGTGCTGCCAATCAGACCATCGACCAGGTAAAGATCTTTGGAGAGTATGCCCGCTGGTTTACAGATCTGCCCTGTCCAAGTCTGCGAGTGCCCCCGGAAGCCGTTCTTACGACTGTGGATCAAGCGGTCTATCGCTCCTGTGGCGCTACAGGAGGACCGGTACACATGAACTGTATGTTTCGTGAGCCGCTGGCGCCCGAACCGCAGGGCGAAAATTTCAACGACTACCTTCTTTCGGTGAAGTCCTGGCTTACCGCTGGGCGGCCATACACCGAATACGCAAGACAGAAACGTGCAGCCGACACCGCCATCCTTGAAAAGCTTCTGGAACTTTTGGACCGGACAGAGCGGGGAATCGCGGTCGTAGGGAGGCTTAGCACTCAGCAAGACCGCACGGCCGTTTCTGATCTTATCCAAAAACTGGGATGGCCTGTCTGTGTAGACGTAACCTCGGGTTTACGATTAGGGGATGCTTCAGGAAATGTCATCCATCATTCTGATCTCCTGGTAAGTCACGATGCTTTCGCAAGGACGCATCGTCCTGAACTCGTATTGCATCTCGGGGGACGCATGGTTTCAAAAAAGCTGGCGGCCTTTCTGAGTGAAAGTAATCCTTCCGATTATGTATTGATTACGGACCACCCTGAACGCCAGGATCCAGGCCATGAAGTAACCTTTCGGGTCGAAGCAGACCTTGGTCTATTTTGTCTTGCCTTGGCGGAAAAGGTTGGTGATCGAAAAGAGTCTCCATGGTTGGTTTCGTGGCGCGAGAGCATGGACGCAGTGCACGAAGTCCTCCGGCAATTTGCGCGCAATGGTGACGACCTGAACGAACCGGTCCTGGCTCACCTCATTTCCCGGAACATATCGCCGAACCACGGGCTCTTCCTTGCCAGTAGTATGCCTGTCCGCCATATGGATCTCTTTGCCGATAGGAGAAGCGCTGCTGTTTATGTTGGAGCCAACCGCGGAGCAAGCGGCGTGGACGGCACCATGGCCACAGCCGCAGGTTTTGCTGCCGGGCTTAAGCGCCCGGTCACGCTGTTGATTGGCGACCTTGCTTTTCTCCACGACCTGAACTCGTTGAACTATCTTTCTAACGCCAAATATCCGGTTATCGCGATAGTTGTTAACAACAACGGAGGGGGTATTTTTTCATTCCTGCCCATTGCGCGTTTTGATCAGTTTTTCGAAAAGTACTTTGTCACACCCCATGACCTGACCTTTGAACAGGCGGCCGGCATGTATGGTCTCGTCTACTATCATCCTAAGACCAGGCAGGAGTTTCTGAGTTGCTACCAGCAGGCCCTGGACAGCGAAAAATCAATCATCTTGGAAGTGACGACCGATCGAAGGGAAAACCATGACCTGCATATGAAACTGGCAAGAGACATGCAGGCTGCATTGGAAAACTAGCCGCCATGGCGTTAGCGCCTCTTCTCAAATACGCATCGCATGGAGACCCCTCAGCCCCGCCGGTAGTGTTTCTTCATGGGTTCATGGGGAGCGCATGCGACTGGGGCGAGGTCATCGAACGCTTGAGCGGGACGTACTACTGTATAGCCGTGGATTTACCGGGCCACGGCAAGAGCCTTGATATAGCCGACGATGATGCCTACACCGTGCCCGGAGCAGCGACCTGCGTTGTGCGGACCATGGAGCATCTGCACCTGATCCCGGCGGCAGTGGTGGGATACTCCATGGGAGGGCGCCTGGCTCTCTACCTGGCAACTCATTTCAAGCTGGTTTGTTCGAAGCTCATTGTGGAGTCGGCAACGGCAGGGATTCAGGGGAAAGCTGATCGCCTGACTCGGCAGCATGCAGACGAGAAAAGAGCCCGTGATTTGGAACAAGGCGGGTTTGAAGAGTTTCTCCAGATATGGTATCGTCAACCGATTTTTGCCACCCTGGCTGAGGACCCTGATAAGCTTGTGAAAATTATCCAACAACGGCGTCTCAATGACCCGACGGAACTTGCAAGAGTCCTTCGAGGCATGGGTACGGGGACACAGGCGCCCCTTTGGAGTCATCTGCCCGATCTGACCATACCCGTTCTGCTTATGGCAGGGCAACGGGACAGCAATTACGTTA
It encodes:
- the priA gene encoding primosomal protein N' — encoded protein: MVALEKPYVEVAVALPVSRTFTYELPEPLWSLSLVGKRVLVPFRTRNVTGYVLDRLESTGREGVKKIIDILDDAPLFPASMIRFFRWIADYYLYPVGEVIRGALPGGLNVTQVQTVSITNEGRSVLAGQSLTTFDRAILQELERRGHLSIRTLSKAVNEKISPRTFGSLERSGWIIRQYKLKPGRVRPKKEIYVAAVEGRPSSASLSEVRKKILTIVEGRGEISLRALTSKISSAGRLARKMAEEGFLHVGERSVYRDPFGEPVEADPSPPVLTDEQGKVVATVMDVLGRGFQTYLLHGITGSGKTEVYMRAVAGALDRGLQAVVLVPEIALISQTERLFRARFGDCVALLHSALSEGERFDQWMRIMRKEAKVAIGARSAIFAPFDRLGLIIVDEEHDDSYKSASGGPRYHARDLAVVRAKLEGAVALLGSATPSLQSYHNVRTKKFRDLNLSTRIENRTLPEVKIVDMRETKGYRRSKPFMTEELQEAICETLDRGEQVVLFLNRRGFANCPTCASCGEPLRCKNCDVTMTLHQEANAFRCHYCGYSCARTVGCRACGNPKLKLLGLGTERVEDKVKTIFPEARVARMDRDTTARKGALIKILKDLKQGAIDILIGTQMVAKGHHYPNITLVGIICADLSLNFPDFRAGERTFQLLAQVAGRAGRGKSPGRVILQTFNPEHFCIIAARAQDYTAFYKHEIGFRKELRYPPYSRLVQILLVGKDGGQTARYAQSLGKICRSLQSKNRAFQREVELLGPVPAPLARIKKQYRWQLLLKGMKVRPLHELIKALRNTTEQELRKAGIRMVIDVDPVDML
- a CDS encoding isochorismate synthase, translated to MAQLIRNLREAKWHSRQPVILRAEVRVEGLDALSWLCAQRPGSRGYWSDRENHFELAGVGGADVITGDSGVDYRVLMGMLHDRIARARGSVRYLGGLRFSMDGPKEEGWAAFKAYRFILPRFEVVTLNSTTTFACNMLASEKLKTIEAELSALAFSETGPDIKLQAPVARHDHPDQEGWLANVEASLDSFEQDKYEKVVLARKATFEFNEPLNAALLLRSLKENTSQCFCFCFQPTSAAAFVGASPERLYRRDRNLIRTEAIAGSRPRGLSPEEDQAFSHELSGSEKDLREHRYVERDIRKTLARFCSVLNSDKNPSVLKLSRCQHLVTIFRGKLRQGVKDADLLETLHPTPAVGGWPTARALKEIASLEPFDRGWYAGPIGWIGKDAAQFVVGIRSGLIEGARLHLFSGAGIVEGSTPEDEWEEIENKISDFVAVLTLA
- a CDS encoding 2-succinyl-5-enolpyruvyl-6-hydroxy-3-cyclohexene-1-carboxylic-acid synthase — protein: MKLPAPNMNSLWARLLVEELIRSGTDYFCLAPGSRCTPLTVAVAENPKAKSVIHYDERGSAFHALGYARATGRPAVVVTTSGTAVANAWPAVVEAAMERIPLLLLTADRPPELRDSAANQTIDQVKIFGEYARWFTDLPCPSLRVPPEAVLTTVDQAVYRSCGATGGPVHMNCMFREPLAPEPQGENFNDYLLSVKSWLTAGRPYTEYARQKRAADTAILEKLLELLDRTERGIAVVGRLSTQQDRTAVSDLIQKLGWPVCVDVTSGLRLGDASGNVIHHSDLLVSHDAFARTHRPELVLHLGGRMVSKKLAAFLSESNPSDYVLITDHPERQDPGHEVTFRVEADLGLFCLALAEKVGDRKESPWLVSWRESMDAVHEVLRQFARNGDDLNEPVLAHLISRNISPNHGLFLASSMPVRHMDLFADRRSAAVYVGANRGASGVDGTMATAAGFAAGLKRPVTLLIGDLAFLHDLNSLNYLSNAKYPVIAIVVNNNGGGIFSFLPIARFDQFFEKYFVTPHDLTFEQAAGMYGLVYYHPKTRQEFLSCYQQALDSEKSIILEVTTDRRENHDLHMKLARDMQAALEN
- the menH gene encoding 2-succinyl-6-hydroxy-2,4-cyclohexadiene-1-carboxylate synthase is translated as MALAPLLKYASHGDPSAPPVVFLHGFMGSACDWGEVIERLSGTYYCIAVDLPGHGKSLDIADDDAYTVPGAATCVVRTMEHLHLIPAAVVGYSMGGRLALYLATHFKLVCSKLIVESATAGIQGKADRLTRQHADEKRARDLEQGGFEEFLQIWYRQPIFATLAEDPDKLVKIIQQRRLNDPTELARVLRGMGTGTQAPLWSHLPDLTIPVLLMAGQRDSNYVNIAGAMARLLGHAVVEIVSGAGHNVHVENCLAVAERIKHFLLKE